The bacterium genome contains the following window.
GGTGCCGGGCTCGGCGCGGCGGCCGTGCCGGCCAGCATTCATCTGCGCGGTATGACGGTCGACGAGGCGACCCTCGCGTTGGACAAATATCTCGACGAGGCGGCGCTCGCCGGCCTGCCGTTCGTGACCGTGATTCACGGCAAGGGCACGGGCACGCTGCGCCGCGCGCTGCACGACTTTCTCGCGCATCATCCGCACGCCACCTCATTCCGCCTCGGCGGCGAGGGCGAGGGAGGCAGCGGGGCCACGATCGTGAGGCTTGGCGAGCGATGACCGTGACCAGCGCGCACGCGTACCATCGTCACGGCGCGGTTCAGCCCGTGCGGCCAAGCGCCGCGCTGTTGGGCGCGCTCGGCGTGATCTTCGCGCTGATGATCGTGGAAGCCGTGGGCGGGTGGTGGACCGGCAGCCTCGCGCTGCTCGCGGACGCGGGGCATCTGCTCGTCGACGTGGGCAGCCTCGGCCTCGGCGTGCTGGCGGCGTGGTTCGCGAGCCGCCCGGCGACCGCGGAGATGTCGTACGGGTACCGGCGCGCCGAGATTCTGGCCGCGGTGACGAACGTCGTCGCGCTCTGGGCGATCGCGCTGGCGATCGGGCACGAAGCCGTCGCGCGTCTGGGCACGCCGCACCCCGTGGCGGCGCCGGGGATGCTCGGGGTGGCCGTGCTCGGGCTCGCGGGCAACTTGGCGGCGAGCGCGCTGCTCGTGCGGTCGCACGGTGAGAACCTGAACGTGCGCACGGCGCTCGCCCACGTGCTGGCGGATGCCGCGGCGGCCGTCGGCACGATCGCCGCGGGCCTGGTCATTCTCGTCACGCGCTGGACAGCGGCGGACCCGATCGTCAGCCTCGGCATCGCGGTACTGCTGGTCGTTGGGTCCTGGCCGCTGCTTCACGAAGCGGTGCGGATCCTCATGGAAGGGACTCCGCACGGCATCTCCCTCCTCGAGGTCCACCAGGCGATCGCCGCCGCGCCCGGAGTGTGCGAGGTGCACGACCTGCACATCTGGTCGCTCACGAGCGGCATCGGGGCGGTGAGCGCCCACGTACGCGTGGACGACGGCGTCGACACCCAGGAGATCCTCACGAGGCTCGGCATGATGCTGCGGGACCGGTTCGGGCTGTCGCACGTGACGCTCCAGGTCG
Protein-coding sequences here:
- a CDS encoding cation diffusion facilitator family transporter, producing MTVTSAHAYHRHGAVQPVRPSAALLGALGVIFALMIVEAVGGWWTGSLALLADAGHLLVDVGSLGLGVLAAWFASRPATAEMSYGYRRAEILAAVTNVVALWAIALAIGHEAVARLGTPHPVAAPGMLGVAVLGLAGNLAASALLVRSHGENLNVRTALAHVLADAAAAVGTIAAGLVILVTRWTAADPIVSLGIAVLLVVGSWPLLHEAVRILMEGTPHGISLLEVHQAIAAAPGVCEVHDLHIWSLTSGIGAVSAHVRVDDGVDTQEILTRLGMMLRDRFGLSHVTLQVETSEFLDPWHPRCAPGSDPHGAD